The genome window TGACATCAAGGAGTTCTATCTCGGCATGAAAGAAAGCAGCATTCGCGGCACGAGGCGTTGGAAGAGGAAGAAAACGTGGCGTTGAGTCGGAGCCTCCCGGGGGCGAATCCATGAGCGTTGCCGTAGGGCCGCAGCCGACCATGCGGGACGATCGCGCCTGGACCATTCACGGCCAGGACACGCTGCCCAAGCTGTTCCGACAGGTCGTCAGGGAGCGCGGTGACGCCGTGGCCATGCGCGAGAAGCATCTCGGGATATGGCGCTCCATCAGCTGGCGCCAGTACGGCCTACGGGCGAAGCACGTCGGCCTGGGGCTCGTCGCGCTCGGCCTCCGGCCGAAGGACGTGGTGTCGGTCATCGCCGAGAACTGCCCGGAGTGGCTCTACACCGACCTCGGCACGATGTCGGTCGGCGGCGTCACCAACGGCATCTACTCGACCGACTCGGCGAAGCAGATCGAGTACATCGTCAACGACAGCGGCACCCGCTTCTTCTTCGCCGAGAACGAGGAGCAGCTCGACAAGATCCTGGAGGTTCGCGCGCGCTGCCCGCAGCTCGTCAAGATCATCGTCTTCGACATGGAGGGGCTGCGCGGCTTCACGGACGACCAGGTGATGCCGTTCGAGGAGCTGCTCGAGCTGGGCGGGCATTACGAGCGCGAGCACGCGAGCGCGTTCGACCCGCTGGTCGAGATCGCGCGGGCGGAAGACCTCGCCATCCTTGTGTACACGTCGGGCACGACGGGCCCGCCCAAGGGCTCCATGCTGAGCCACCGCAACATCCTGTTCCAGCTCGGGTTCTCCGACTTCATCACGGAGCCCCGCGAGGGCGACCAGCAGCTCTCCTTCCTGCCGCTCGCCCATATCGCGGAGCGCACGTTCAGCGTCTTTTACCCGCTGCACTCCGGCGCGACCGTCAACTTTGCCGAGAACATCGACACCGTGCCCTCGAACGTCCGCGAGGTGGCGCCGGCGGTGTTCTTCGCGGTGCCGCGGATCTGGGAGAAGTTCTACTCGGGGGTCGAGCTGCGCATGCGGGAGGCGACGTTGGCCGGGAAGCTCGCCTACGGGTGGGCGATCAAGGTCGGCGGCCGGATGGCGCAGGCGAGGATCGAGGGCCGGAAACCGACGGCCTGGCTCAGGCTGCTTCATGGCGTTGCGGACTTCCTGGTGCTCGACAACATCCGGCGCTCCATCGGGATGCACCGGGCGCGGGGCGCCGCGACCGGCGCGGCCCCGATCGCGCCTGAGCTGATCAAGTGGTACCTGTCGCTCGGTATCGACATGCGAGAGGTCTATGGCCAGACGGAGAATTGCGGTCTCGCGACGGCCATGCCCGGCGACCGGATCAAGCTCGGCACGGTCGGGCGCGCCCGGCCGGACACCGAGGTGGCGCTGTCCCCGGATGGCGAGATCCTGCTGAAGGGGCCGCACGTGTTCCTCGGCTACTACAAGAATCCGGAGAAGACGGCGGACACGGTCGTCGACGGCTGGCTGCACACGGGGGACGTGGGCTCCATCGACGGCGAGGGGTTCCTCACGATCACCGACCGGATGAAGGACATCATCATCACGGCGGGCGGCAAGAACGTCACGCCGTCCGAGATCGAGAACCAGCTCAAGTTCTCGCCGTACATCTCCGACGCCGTGGTCATCGGCGACCGCCGGAAGTTCCTGTCCTGCCTCGTCATGATCGATCACGAGACGGTGGCCCAGTTCGCCCAGGAGCGCAACGTGCCGTTCACCAACTTCACCTCCCTCTGTCGCGCCAAGGAGGTCCAGGACCTGATCTGGGGCGAGATCGAGCGGGTGAACAGGCAGCTCGCCAGGGTCGAGACGGTCAAGAAGTTCAGCCTGATCGAGCAGATCCTCACGGCCGAGGACGAAGAGTTGACGCCGACCATGAAGCTGAAGCGGACATACGTAAACGTGAAATACAAAGACATCATCGACGGGATGTACACGGGAGCCTGAAAGACACTGAGTCGGACGGTGGGCAACCTCGAAAGGAGCGGACTATGAGCAAGCTGCTGGGGATATGGGTGCTGGTCGGCGCGGTGGCGCTGTCCGGAGCGGCGATGGCGCAGAAGGAGACGCGCGGCGTCACCAAGACCGAGATCGTACTCGGCATGCATACGGACTTGTCCGGACCGGCTGCGACGTACGGCGTCTCGTCATCGAACGCCGTTAAGATGCGGTTCGACGAGGCCAACGAGAAGGGCGGCGTCCGCGGCCGCAAGATCCGGCTGATCGTCGAGGACACCCAGTACCAGGTGCCCCGCGCGGTGCAGGCGGGCGCCAAGCTGATCAACCGCGATCACATCTTCGCCATGGTGGCCGCGCTTGGCACACCGATGAATAACGCGGTCTTCAAGGATCAGCTGGAGGCGGGCGTGCCGAACCTGTTCCCGCTGTCGGCCGCGCGCTCGATGTTCGAGCCGTTCAACAAGCTGAAGTTCTACGGCGCCGCCACCTACGTCGACCAGGTTCGCGCCGGGATCAACTACTTCGTCACGAAGAAGGGCAAGAAGGCGGTGTGCGCGATGTATCAGGACACCGACTTCGGCAAGGAAGTGCTCGACGGCGTGCAGCTGCAGGCCGAGAAGATGAAGATCAAGCTCGCGGAGACGGTCTCGCACAAGCCGACCGACCAGGACTTTACGGCGCAGATCACGAAGCTCAAGGCGGCCGGCTGTGACCTCGTGGTACTCGGCACCATCGTGCGGGATTCGATCGTGCCGTACGCGACCGCGCGCAAGATCGGCTGGACCGACGTGGACTTCCTCGGCTCGGCGGCCAGCTACGATCTCTTCGTCGCCTCCGCCCAGGGAGGCGTGACGGAAGGCCTGTACGCCATGGGGCTCACCGACATGCCGTACCGCGACACGCTGGACCCTGTCGCGCAGGCCTGGTTCGACCGCTACAAGGACCGTTTCAAAGTCGAGCCGAATATCGGGGCGGTCTACGGGCAGGTCGCCGCCGACCTGACCATGACCGCGCTCGACAGGACGGGTGCCGACCTGACCCTCGACAACTTCATCCTGGGGATGGAGTCGGTCAAGGGCTATCAGGACATCTTCAATGGGCCGAAGCTGAGCTTCGGTCGCGAAAAGCATCAGGGCGCCAATTCGTCGTTCCTCGCGGTGGTCAAGGGCGGGCGCTGGGTTCGCGTGACCGATCCGCTCACGTACTGATGTGGATCCGAGCAGGCGACCCGCCGGCAGGGCTGGCGGGTCGCCTGCCGGCGTGTCCCATTTCGTGATCCGGGTCGCGTAGCGGATGACTCCCGTACGGACGGCCCTGATCTGCTCTGTGGTGGCCGCGCTGCTCGTTCTCCCTTCTGTCGGTCATCGGCTGATTACCACCTCCGACGAGGCGCGCTTCGCGCTCCTTGCTCGGGAGATGACGACCCGCCACGCCTGGTTCGGTGCGCGGGTGTCTGGAGAGGTGTACCGCAACAAGCCGCCGCTCTACCCGTGGACCATCGCCGCGGTCTCGCTCGTCCGTGGGCACGTCACGGAGGCGACGGCGCGGATCCCGGGTGCCGCTGCGGCGGTGGGCACGGTCTTCCTGACCGCTCTCCTCGGTCATCGGCTCTTCGGCCCGCGGGCCGGGCTCTGGGCAGGCCTCGTCCTCTCGACGAGCTTCGGCTTCGTCGAGCACAGCCAGCTGGTTCTCCCGGACATGCTCGTCACCCTGTTCTTCACGGGCGCCCTCTATATGCTCTGGCTGGGCACGACGGCGCTCCACGGCCGGACGGCTCTCATCGCTTTCTACGCGTGTTGCGCTTTGGGGGTGCTGTCGAAAGGCCCGGTGGGACTAGTGCCGCTCCTCGTGGCGGCGGTCTGGCTCGGGCGCGAACAGGGGCGCGAGGGCCTCCGCCGCCTGTGGAGCCCGGTCGGGCTTCTGGTCTTCGCGGTCTTGACCGTCACCTGGCTCGCGCCGTTCCTGGCCCTCGGCGCGGGCAGCTTCGTCGGAGGCGTCGTCTGGGAAGAGTGGCTCCTTTGGTACTTCGGGCTTTCGATGCCGTGGAGCATCGAGCAACTTGCCGTCGGCTTCCTGCCCTGGACGCTCCTGCTTCCCCTCGCGGGGCGCCGCGCCTTCCGCGCGCCACGCTCCCGCGCGACGACGTTCGTCCTGGTCTCCATCGCCGTGCCCCTCGCCGCAATGCTGCTCTCGAGGCACCAGCTCGACCGCTACGTGCTGCCGATCTACCCGAGCCTGGCGCTGCTCGTGGGGCGGTGGGCCGATTCGGACGCGGCAGTGCCCACGATCGGAGGCACCATCCTCGGCTGGGGCGCGCTCCTGTCGGGGGTCGCCCTCGTGGCGGCACCGGCATGGGCCGACCTGCCGCTCGACGGCTTCCCGCTGCATCTCTCCTGGCCCGTGGTTCCCATGGTCTCGGGCGTCGGGCTCGCCGCCGCCGCGCTCTTCCTCGGGCTCCGCCGAGCCCGTCCGGCATTGATGGTGTACGGCGTCACCGCCGGCATGGGGATGCTTCTGGGCGCCGGCCTGTGGCTCTACGACGATTGGCTCAACCGGAGCAGCGACTACCGGCGTCTCGCCGAGGCGCTCCGGCAGCACGCCGGCGCCGGCGAGGCGGCCGCGTTCACGACCAGTCGGCACCTTCAGATCGACTTCTACTTCGGCCGCGATCTCGTGCCCGTCTGGAAGGAGGAGATGTTCGACAAGAAGCCGGGGAAGTTCAGCGACTTCATGGCGCGAGCAGCGCGTCCCGTCGCCGTCATCGACGCGAGCACCTGGAGGGAGATCAGGGAGCGCATCTCGGTGCCCGTCGTCACGCTCGACCAGCTCTCCTCCGTCGCGGGAGAAGACATGCTGATCCTCCGGGGGGCCCCGTGACCACGGACGAGTCGTCGAGTCGAATACCTGCTCGACAATCTCGGCGTCGGCCCAGGGATCTGGACTAGGATAGCGGCCGGAGGAGCCCATGAGACCACTGCTCGCCCGTTCCCGGATCGTCACGCTGGCCGCCCTGCTGCTGCTCCCGGCCCTCGCCGGGCCCGTCGCGGCCGCCCCCGAGGGGACGATGACCTGGGGACTCCACGTCACCCTCGTCTCGAAATGGTTGGATCCGGCCGACACCGAGGCGTTCATCAACCAGTTCATGGTGCTGTACGCCATCCACGACGCGGTGGTGAAGCCGATGCCGGCCGGAGACAACACACCGAGCCTGGCGGAGTCCTGGACGGTTTCGAAGGACGGGCTGACCTACGAGTTCGTCCTGCGCAAGGGCGTGAAGTTTCACAACGGCGACCCGGTGACGGCGGAGGACGTCAAGTTCTCGTTCGACCGGTACCGGGGCGCCGCGGCCAAGCTCCTCAAGGACCGAGTGAAGGAGATCCAGATCGTCGATCCCGGCCGCGTGCGCTTTCATCTTAAGGAGGCGTGGCCCGACTTCATGACCTTCTACGGCACGTCCGCCACGGGGGCTGCGTGGATCGTGCCGAAGCGCTACGTCGAGAAGGTAGGCGACGACGGCTTCAAGAAGGCGCCGATCGGCGCGGGGCCCTACAAGGTGGTGAGCTTCACGCCGGGGATCGAGCTGGTCATGGAGGCGTACGAGGGTTACTGGCGAAAAGTCCCCTCGATCAAGCGGCTCGTGTTCCGCAGCATGCCGGACGAGACGACCCGCGCCGCGGCCCTCAAGGCGGGCGACGTGGACCTCGTGTATCTCTTGAGCGGGCCGCTGGCTCAGGAGATCAAGCGGACGCCGGGGCTGCGGCTGGCCGCCTCCATGCCTCCCGGCGTCGTCTTCCTGGACCTGCCCGAGCAGTGGGATCCGAAGTCGCCCTGGCATGACCGGCGCGTGCGGCTGGCGGCCAGCCACGCGCTCGACCGCGAAGGCCTCAACCAGGCGGAGACCCTCGGGCTCTCGCGCACCACCGGCGCCCTCATCCCTCGGAGCCTGGAGTTCGCGCGGGTCTACGAGCCGCCCGCCTACGATCCTGCCCAAGCCAAGAAGCTGCTGGCCGAGGCGGGCTATCCCAACGGGTTCGACGCCGGCGACCTGACCCCGTTTCCCCCGTTCTTCTCGCTGGCCGAGGCGATCGGCAACTATCTCCAGGCGGTGGGCATCCGGACGCGCCTGCGCACGATGGAGCGCGCCGCCTTCCTCACCGCGTGGCGCGAGCACACGATCAAGGGCGTGATCATGGGCCTGGGCGCTCCTGCCGGCAACGCGGCGACACGGATCGAGGTGTACGTGACCAAGGGCGGGATCTATTCCTCTGGAGTCGTGCCGGAGATCGAAGATCTCTACCAGCGCCAGGCCCGGGAGCTGGATCGGAAGAAGCGTGAGGCCATGCTCTACCAGATCCAGCAGATCATGCACGACCGCGTGATGCACGTGCCGATCTACGAGCTGGCCTTCCCCTGGGGCATCGGGCCGCGCGTCGAGGAAGCGTGCGTCAACCACATCAAGGGATTCTCCTACTCGGCGCCCTACGAGGATCTGAAGCTCAAGCCCTCGCGCTAGCCCGCTCTATTCACGAACGCGTGTTCCGCGTCCTATGCGCCCCCTCACCCTGTCCCTCTCCCCCTCCGGGGGCGAGGAGATCGAAACGGCTCCCTCTCCCTCAGAGAGGGAGAGGGTCGGGGTGAGGGTGGCGCAGGTGTTCACGCATAATCCGGGCTAGGCCTGCGGGCGGGTTCGGCAATATCAAGGGTCGTGACGCGGCGGAGCTCGCGGCGGTACTTCGTGTCGTCGAACGACCGGGCGCGGTGCATCGTGGCGCGGTTGTCCCAGATCACGAGGTCCCCGACGCGCCAGGAATGGCGGTAGACGAACTCCGGCTGGGTCGCGTGCTCGATCAGGTCCCGCAGGAGGAGCCGCCCCTCCGGGACCGGCCAGTCGATGATCCTCGACGCGTGCGAGGCGACGTACAGCGACCTGCGCAGCGAGCGGGGGATCGTGCGAATGAGCGGATGGACCGCGCCCTTCAGGGCCTCCTGCTCATCCGGGGAGAACTCGAAGCCGAGCGTCTGGCGCGAGTGCGCGATCGAGTGATGGACCCGCAGACCTTCGAGCTGGGCCTTCGTCGGGTCGTCGAGCGCGTCGTAGGCTGCGCGCATGTCGGCGTACTCAGTATCGGCGGCGACGGGAGGGACGACCTTTGCCGAGAGCATCGAGTACCGTCCCGGCGGATCCTGGAAGGACGCGTCGGTGTGCCACAGGCGATTGCCGAGCCCGTACATGCGCCGGCGATTGTCGGACTTCATGACCTCGCCGTCTTCGTCGAGGTTCGAGATGTCGCCGAGCGCCTCGTTGCCGAAGCGGTTCTTCACGAGGGCGCTGCTCCCCAATTTCGTGTGAAGCTCGCCGTCGAGCCGCTGGGCGAACGCGAGGTGCTCGTCGTCGGTGAACGGCTGATCGTGGAAGACCAGGACGGCGAATTCGTCCATCCCCGCCCGGATCCCCGCGAGGGTCTCGGGATCGCGGACCTGGCGGAGGTCGACCGCGCCCACTTCGGCCACGAAGTGCGGGTGGAGCTTCCGGAAGGTCAGAGCCATGGGCATGAGCCTAGGCCGACCCCGGGCGGGGAGTCAAGCGTGATCCTGGGTGGCGGACCAGTGGCTGGAGCGGCCGGGCGCTCTAACGTCCAAGGCGCTGCTCGATCTCCTCGATCCGGGACTGGAGCGCAGCCATGTGCTGCTTCAGCTCTGCGAGGGCGTGCTCGAGGATCTCGCGCCGGCCGCGCTCGTCGGCGAGCCCCGCCTCGATCCGGCGCAGGGCCTACGTGATCGCGTGGTACTCCTGCTCGAGTCGCTCAAATCGGTGATAGATCGCATCGAAGTGTCCGAGCATCTCCTGTCGCAGCTCGGTGAGCCGGAGGTCCACCCCACCGAACCGGCGGTCGATCTCGGTGAACTGACGTCCCAGGAATTCAACGAGCTGCTGGTACTCGGCCGTGGTCATGGTCCATGTCTATCCCAGGTCCAGACGGTGTGCAAGTGTGGCCAGGTGTGGACAGACCCGGCCAGTAGCGGACACATCACCTGTCAACAACAGCGTCGTCTTGGGCGCCGGTTTGACCTGATTCCGGCGATCTGGCAGGATGTGCGCGGTGGTCATGCCGTCCATGAAACCTTCGGAACCCGGTGACACCCTGGCGAAGGCGGTCGAGTTCCTGGAGTCAGGAGCGTGGCAGCAGGCCCACGAGATCGTTCAGGCGGAGCGATCGAACCTCGCGGCGTGGCTGCACGGCATCGTGCACACGATCGAGGGCGATCTCGACAACGCGCGCTACTGGTACCGCCGGGCGGGCCGCGATTTCCCGGGACGGGATGCCGTCCAGCAGGAGATCGCGGCCGCCCGGCGGAAGGTCACACGGTGACGGGCCGGTAGACCGGCGTGCGCCACTCCGGGAAGCGCTGGTCGGTGCCGCGCACCACGTTCATGTAGGTGTTGAGCAGGCGCTGGGTGACGGGCCCGAGCTTGCCGTCGCCGAGCGGGAAGCGGTCCACGGACAGGATGGGCGTGATCTCGTAGCCGCTGCCGCAGAAGAAAGCCTCGTCCGCCACGTACAGCTCGGTCCGCGCGATGTCCCGCTCCACGACGTCCATGCCGAGGGCAGGGCAGAGCGACTCGATCAGCGTTGACCGCGTGATGGACTCCAGGATGTCGCTCGTCACGGGCGGGGTGACGAGCTTGCCCTTACGGACCATGAAGAACGTGGCGCCGGTGCCTTCGGCCACCGTGCCGCGCTGGTTGAGGAAGATCGGCGAGTCGTAGCCGTCGGCCTTGGCCTGGAGCGCCGCGAGCCGGCCGTTCTGGTAGTTGGCGCCGCACTTGAGGCGGATCGGGATGGCGTTGTCGGAGGTGCGCTGCCACGAGCTGATGCAGCACTTGAGGCCGTTGCCGTCGCCGATGCGCGGCCGTTGTCTCGGGTTGATGTACATCCCGGTGGGTGAGGTCGCCTCGAGCCCCGGGCCGCCGACGTAGGCGACCAGGTGCATGTGGATGTCCTCGCGGGCCTCGTTGCCGCTCAGCACCTGCCGGACCGCCTCGTAGAGATCGAGATCCTGGTAAGGGATCGTGAAGCGCATCATCTTCATGGACTCGCGGAACCGGGCGAAGTGCTCGGCCAGCCTGAAGCAGTAGAGCTCGCCGTCGGCTTCGTTCCAGTACGCCCTGATGCCCTCGAAGACGTTGCTCGCGTAGAAGACCGCCGCGCTATTGACGGGCAGGACCGCCTCCGCCTGGGGGACGAGCCTGCCGTTCATCCAGATCTTGAACTCTGTCTTCATCTCGCTCAGTTCCTCCGTAGTAGGTGCCCTTCGCCGACCGGTCCGACCCGACGAGATTATCAGGAATCGGGGGGTGTTGGGAAGACGCCTGTTGGGTATTGAGATGCGGTCGGCCAAGTGTGGTAAGAGTCTCAGGATGCGCCCGACCGTCCGTCGCCGGTTGACCGTGGCCGCGCTGTTCGTGGTCACATGCGGGATCTCGATCCCGCTCGCCGCCTACGGGGTGTTCCTGCCGGTCCTCGCGGAGGCCTTTGGGTGGAGCCGCGGCGCGATCTCGACCGCGCTCTCGATCAACCTGGTGCTGGGCGGCCTGGCCGGCCTCGGGATCGGCGCTCTCGCGGACCGCCACGGGCCCCGCGTGCTCCTCGCCCCGACCGTGGCCCTGGCCGGCGCGGCCTTCGCCCTCGTCTCGACGGTCGGCGCGCTGTGGCAGCTCTACCTCTTCGTCGGCGTGCTGGGCGGCGTGGGCATGTCGAGCTTCTACCTGCTGAGCGCGACGACGGTCGCGCGCTGGTTCGACGAGCGCCGCGGCTTAGCACTGGCCCTCGTCCTGGTCGGGTTCAACCTTGGGTACATCTTGGGCGGTCCCCTGGCGGCGTGGCTCATCGGCGAGGTGGGCTGGCGTGTCGCCTACGCGGTCCTCGGTGGAGGCTGCGGCATGATCACGATGCTCGCGGCGCTCTCCGTCCGCCTGCCTCGCCGGTCGGAAGCGGCAGCACTTCGCCTGCTCTCGGGACGGCCCTCGGGACCGGTGGATGCGGCGGAGGTGCCTCACCGCGGGGGCGTGACGCTCCGCGATGCGCTCGCCGACCCGCGCCAGTGGTGCCTGAACGTCGCGTGGCTCCTCCTCGGCGGCCTCGCCTTCATGATCACCGTCCACATCGTGCCGTTCGCGCGCGACCAGGGGGTCAGTCTCGCCGGCGCCGCGCTCGCGCTCACCGCGTACGGCATCGGCTCCGTGGTCGGGAGGGTCGCCGCGGGCGCCATGTCCGATCGGATCGGCACCATCACGACGATGCGGATCGCCTACGTCGTCCAGGCCCTGGCGCTGCTGGCGCTCCTGTGGCTGCCCTCGCGCGAGACGCTGTTCGGCTCGCTGGCGGCGTTCGGGGCGGGCTTCGCGGCGGCGGACACGATGATCGCGAAGGTCATCCCCGACGTGTTCGGCGTGCGGGCGATCGGCGCCATCATGGGCGTGCTGACGCTCGGCTGGCGCTCCGGAGCCGCGCTGGGGCCGGCCGCCGCGGGGTTCCTCTACGACCTGAGCGGGTCGTACGCCGTGCCGTTCGGCGCGGCGCCGGGGGTCGTCCT of Candidatus Methylomirabilota bacterium contains these proteins:
- a CDS encoding TauD/TfdA family dioxygenase; translated protein: MALTFRKLHPHFVAEVGAVDLRQVRDPETLAGIRAGMDEFAVLVFHDQPFTDDEHLAFAQRLDGELHTKLGSSALVKNRFGNEALGDISNLDEDGEVMKSDNRRRMYGLGNRLWHTDASFQDPPGRYSMLSAKVVPPVAADTEYADMRAAYDALDDPTKAQLEGLRVHHSIAHSRQTLGFEFSPDEQEALKGAVHPLIRTIPRSLRRSLYVASHASRIIDWPVPEGRLLLRDLIEHATQPEFVYRHSWRVGDLVIWDNRATMHRARSFDDTKYRRELRRVTTLDIAEPARRPSPDYA
- a CDS encoding long-chain fatty acid--CoA ligase; this translates as MSVAVGPQPTMRDDRAWTIHGQDTLPKLFRQVVRERGDAVAMREKHLGIWRSISWRQYGLRAKHVGLGLVALGLRPKDVVSVIAENCPEWLYTDLGTMSVGGVTNGIYSTDSAKQIEYIVNDSGTRFFFAENEEQLDKILEVRARCPQLVKIIVFDMEGLRGFTDDQVMPFEELLELGGHYEREHASAFDPLVEIARAEDLAILVYTSGTTGPPKGSMLSHRNILFQLGFSDFITEPREGDQQLSFLPLAHIAERTFSVFYPLHSGATVNFAENIDTVPSNVREVAPAVFFAVPRIWEKFYSGVELRMREATLAGKLAYGWAIKVGGRMAQARIEGRKPTAWLRLLHGVADFLVLDNIRRSIGMHRARGAATGAAPIAPELIKWYLSLGIDMREVYGQTENCGLATAMPGDRIKLGTVGRARPDTEVALSPDGEILLKGPHVFLGYYKNPEKTADTVVDGWLHTGDVGSIDGEGFLTITDRMKDIIITAGGKNVTPSEIENQLKFSPYISDAVVIGDRRKFLSCLVMIDHETVAQFAQERNVPFTNFTSLCRAKEVQDLIWGEIERVNRQLARVETVKKFSLIEQILTAEDEELTPTMKLKRTYVNVKYKDIIDGMYTGA
- a CDS encoding MFS transporter → MRPTVRRRLTVAALFVVTCGISIPLAAYGVFLPVLAEAFGWSRGAISTALSINLVLGGLAGLGIGALADRHGPRVLLAPTVALAGAAFALVSTVGALWQLYLFVGVLGGVGMSSFYLLSATTVARWFDERRGLALALVLVGFNLGYILGGPLAAWLIGEVGWRVAYAVLGGGCGMITMLAALSVRLPRRSEAAALRLLSGRPSGPVDAAEVPHRGGVTLRDALADPRQWCLNVAWLLLGGLAFMITVHIVPFARDQGVSLAGAALALTAYGIGSVVGRVAAGAMSDRIGTITTMRIAYVVQALALLALLWLPSRETLFGSLAAFGAGFAAADTMIAKVIPDVFGVRAIGAIMGVLTLGWRSGAALGPAAAGFLYDLSGSYAVPFGAAPGVVLVSWVLFAVATSGRARPLAVPLL
- the ilvE gene encoding branched-chain-amino-acid transaminase, which codes for MKTEFKIWMNGRLVPQAEAVLPVNSAAVFYASNVFEGIRAYWNEADGELYCFRLAEHFARFRESMKMMRFTIPYQDLDLYEAVRQVLSGNEAREDIHMHLVAYVGGPGLEATSPTGMYINPRQRPRIGDGNGLKCCISSWQRTSDNAIPIRLKCGANYQNGRLAALQAKADGYDSPIFLNQRGTVAEGTGATFFMVRKGKLVTPPVTSDILESITRSTLIESLCPALGMDVVERDIARTELYVADEAFFCGSGYEITPILSVDRFPLGDGKLGPVTQRLLNTYMNVVRGTDQRFPEWRTPVYRPVTV
- a CDS encoding glycosyltransferase family 39 protein, producing the protein MAALLVLPSVGHRLITTSDEARFALLAREMTTRHAWFGARVSGEVYRNKPPLYPWTIAAVSLVRGHVTEATARIPGAAAAVGTVFLTALLGHRLFGPRAGLWAGLVLSTSFGFVEHSQLVLPDMLVTLFFTGALYMLWLGTTALHGRTALIAFYACCALGVLSKGPVGLVPLLVAAVWLGREQGREGLRRLWSPVGLLVFAVLTVTWLAPFLALGAGSFVGGVVWEEWLLWYFGLSMPWSIEQLAVGFLPWTLLLPLAGRRAFRAPRSRATTFVLVSIAVPLAAMLLSRHQLDRYVLPIYPSLALLVGRWADSDAAVPTIGGTILGWGALLSGVALVAAPAWADLPLDGFPLHLSWPVVPMVSGVGLAAAALFLGLRRARPALMVYGVTAGMGMLLGAGLWLYDDWLNRSSDYRRLAEALRQHAGAGEAAAFTTSRHLQIDFYFGRDLVPVWKEEMFDKKPGKFSDFMARAARPVAVIDASTWREIRERISVPVVTLDQLSSVAGEDMLILRGAP
- a CDS encoding ABC transporter ATP-binding protein codes for the protein DIKEFYLGMKESSIRGTRRWKRKKTWR
- a CDS encoding ABC transporter substrate-binding protein, with amino-acid sequence MRPLLARSRIVTLAALLLLPALAGPVAAAPEGTMTWGLHVTLVSKWLDPADTEAFINQFMVLYAIHDAVVKPMPAGDNTPSLAESWTVSKDGLTYEFVLRKGVKFHNGDPVTAEDVKFSFDRYRGAAAKLLKDRVKEIQIVDPGRVRFHLKEAWPDFMTFYGTSATGAAWIVPKRYVEKVGDDGFKKAPIGAGPYKVVSFTPGIELVMEAYEGYWRKVPSIKRLVFRSMPDETTRAAALKAGDVDLVYLLSGPLAQEIKRTPGLRLAASMPPGVVFLDLPEQWDPKSPWHDRRVRLAASHALDREGLNQAETLGLSRTTGALIPRSLEFARVYEPPAYDPAQAKKLLAEAGYPNGFDAGDLTPFPPFFSLAEAIGNYLQAVGIRTRLRTMERAAFLTAWREHTIKGVIMGLGAPAGNAATRIEVYVTKGGIYSSGVVPEIEDLYQRQARELDRKKREAMLYQIQQIMHDRVMHVPIYELAFPWGIGPRVEEACVNHIKGFSYSAPYEDLKLKPSR
- a CDS encoding ABC transporter substrate-binding protein; this translates as MSKLLGIWVLVGAVALSGAAMAQKETRGVTKTEIVLGMHTDLSGPAATYGVSSSNAVKMRFDEANEKGGVRGRKIRLIVEDTQYQVPRAVQAGAKLINRDHIFAMVAALGTPMNNAVFKDQLEAGVPNLFPLSAARSMFEPFNKLKFYGAATYVDQVRAGINYFVTKKGKKAVCAMYQDTDFGKEVLDGVQLQAEKMKIKLAETVSHKPTDQDFTAQITKLKAAGCDLVVLGTIVRDSIVPYATARKIGWTDVDFLGSAASYDLFVASAQGGVTEGLYAMGLTDMPYRDTLDPVAQAWFDRYKDRFKVEPNIGAVYGQVAADLTMTALDRTGADLTLDNFILGMESVKGYQDIFNGPKLSFGREKHQGANSSFLAVVKGGRWVRVTDPLTY